Within Desulfobacter sp., the genomic segment GAATCGATCTACCAATGCCACACCTCATTACCGGCTTGAATTACTCGGGATTAAATTCACTCACTGTCGCCATGCCTTCTGCGCTAATACCCTCTCGTTTAATCACCTTTTTAAGTGTTATAAGCAATATTTTCAAGTCCAACCCAAAAGACTGGTTGTCTACATACCATACATCCAACTTGAACTTTTCTTCCCAGGTCAATGCATTACGCCCATTGACTTGTGCCCACCCAGTTATACCTGGCATCACCTCATGCCTCCGAGCCTGTTCGGTGGAATACCTCTCAATGTATTTCATAAGTAACGGACGCGGGCCGACGAGACTCATATTACCCTTCAAAACATTTATCAATTCCGGTAATTCATCTATTGATGCGGCTCTTAGAAACAGTCCCAGTTTCGTCATGCGCTTTTCATCACTTAATAGACTCCCTTCCGCATCTCGCTCATCTGTCATCGTTCTAAATTTATAGATTAAAAAGGGCTTCG encodes:
- a CDS encoding sugar transferase is translated as MIYSTAKRILDIALSTIALVGLFPLLLAVSFLVKVSIGSPVLFKQKRPGLNAKPFLIYKFRTMTDERDAEGSLLSDEKRMTKLGLFLRAASIDELPELINVLKGNMSLVGPRPLLMKYIERYSTEQARRHEVMPGITGWAQVNGRNALTWEEKFKLDVWYVDNQSFGLDLKILLITLKKVIKREGISAEGMATVSEFNPE